In Bremerella alba, one DNA window encodes the following:
- a CDS encoding NRDE family protein — protein MCLLAIQYRSVPEAPILVAANREEFYDRPTLAPSIQSGKPRALCGIDQQAGGTWLGVNQHGLVVGCTNRRKMKRPAVPRSRGLLCRELLRASSAQAAVEVAMEGLMSEQYDGVNFVMADADSGWVVHGGDDVNAQRLEEGLNLIGGHDLNDSRDERVQLAHRLMTLQTLDSAVKFLAVSSKVFARPPAAQGRPGMVIEGKEWGTVSSTLISLGKKPRDAIFQYTEGAPTKVGFEDYSPLLRDILSRGLREARATRAEA, from the coding sequence ATGTGCCTATTGGCAATCCAATACCGAAGCGTTCCGGAGGCCCCGATTCTCGTCGCGGCTAACCGGGAAGAGTTTTACGATCGTCCCACCTTGGCTCCTTCGATTCAATCAGGGAAGCCGCGAGCGTTGTGTGGAATTGATCAACAAGCTGGGGGAACCTGGCTGGGCGTCAATCAGCATGGGCTCGTAGTCGGATGCACTAATCGTCGCAAGATGAAGCGTCCAGCGGTGCCTCGTTCGCGGGGACTTTTGTGCCGCGAACTGCTGCGTGCCAGCAGTGCTCAGGCTGCCGTGGAAGTTGCGATGGAAGGGCTGATGTCCGAGCAGTACGACGGCGTGAACTTCGTCATGGCCGACGCCGACAGCGGTTGGGTCGTGCATGGTGGAGACGATGTCAACGCACAGCGTCTGGAAGAAGGCCTGAATCTAATTGGTGGTCACGACCTGAACGATTCACGCGATGAACGTGTTCAGCTGGCTCATCGTTTGATGACCCTGCAAACGCTCGATTCGGCAGTGAAGTTTTTGGCCGTTTCCAGCAAGGTCTTTGCCCGTCCGCCGGCTGCTCAAGGTCGTCCTGGTATGGTCATCGAAGGTAAGGAATGGGGTACCGTCAGCAGTACGCTGATCTCGCTGGGTAAGAAGCCCCGCGACGCCATCTTCCAATACACCGAAGGTGCTCCGACCAAGGTTGGCTTTGAAGATTACTCGCCGTTGCTGCGAGACATCCTCAGCCGCGGTCTCCGCGAAGCCCGTGCTACGCGAGCCGAAGCCTAG
- a CDS encoding carboxypeptidase-like regulatory domain-containing protein gives MITSQRKSHVMFLWAIPLLLPAIGCAAGEYSDLGQVQGQVTMDGQPLPNALVRFAPPTGRPAMGVTDEQGMYELIYVRDVRGAEPGEYQVEITTWFRPATMEESHQKRTEKIPAKYNKRSTLSASVEQGDNQIDFQLESK, from the coding sequence ATGATTACCAGCCAACGCAAGTCCCATGTCATGTTTCTGTGGGCAATTCCGCTTTTGCTTCCCGCGATAGGTTGTGCTGCCGGCGAGTACTCGGACCTGGGACAAGTCCAGGGGCAGGTCACCATGGACGGTCAACCATTGCCCAACGCCTTGGTACGCTTCGCGCCTCCGACTGGTCGCCCGGCGATGGGCGTCACCGATGAACAGGGCATGTACGAACTCATTTATGTCCGTGATGTTCGCGGAGCGGAACCGGGTGAGTACCAGGTCGAAATCACCACATGGTTCCGGCCAGCAACCATGGAAGAATCTCACCAGAAACGGACCGAAAAGATTCCCGCGAAGTACAACAAACGTTCGACCCTTAGCGCCTCGGTCGAACAAGGCGACAACCAAATCGACTTCCAGTTAGAGTCGAAGTAA
- the epmA gene encoding EF-P lysine aminoacylase EpmA, whose amino-acid sequence MAKRDWRPTASIDNLKRRHEITQAVRAFFLAQGFWEVETPLLSRDTVVDTHLDPVPVLLSWNPAKPSEGERYYLQTSPEFAMKRLVAAGAEAIFQITKAFRLAEVGSQHNVEFTLIEWYRVGDNLHAGMQLLSDVAEAVLKRGPADLVSYSELFQNHLSTDPLSATAEQLRALAQLHGVSVPESFGSDDVDGLLELLLAELIQPKLGFDRPLILYHYPASQAALARLDEADARVACRFELFVDGMELANGYDELLDAEILVERNRTNNAARQALGKPPLPEDSQLVAAMRAGLPACSGCALGLDRLVMAVVGAKSIDEVIPFPTRQA is encoded by the coding sequence ATGGCCAAACGAGACTGGCGTCCTACGGCGTCGATCGACAATTTGAAACGTCGTCACGAGATCACGCAAGCCGTGCGGGCGTTCTTCCTCGCGCAAGGGTTTTGGGAAGTCGAGACGCCCCTGCTTTCGCGAGACACGGTCGTCGACACGCATCTCGATCCCGTGCCTGTGCTGCTCTCTTGGAATCCTGCCAAGCCTAGCGAAGGTGAGCGATACTATCTGCAGACCTCGCCTGAGTTTGCTATGAAGCGTCTGGTAGCCGCCGGAGCCGAGGCCATTTTTCAGATCACCAAGGCATTCCGTTTGGCCGAGGTCGGCTCGCAGCACAATGTCGAGTTCACCCTGATCGAATGGTACCGCGTGGGAGATAACCTACACGCCGGGATGCAGCTGCTTTCCGACGTAGCAGAGGCGGTCCTTAAGCGTGGGCCTGCAGACTTGGTCAGTTATAGCGAACTGTTTCAAAACCATTTGAGCACCGACCCGCTCTCGGCGACGGCCGAGCAGCTTCGAGCGTTGGCCCAGCTTCACGGCGTGAGTGTGCCGGAGTCTTTCGGCAGTGACGACGTGGATGGCCTGCTGGAGCTTCTGCTGGCCGAGCTCATTCAGCCGAAGCTTGGCTTCGATCGACCGCTGATCTTGTATCACTACCCCGCTTCGCAGGCCGCTCTGGCGCGGCTGGACGAAGCCGATGCCCGGGTCGCGTGTCGGTTTGAATTGTTTGTCGATGGAATGGAGTTGGCCAACGGCTACGATGAACTGCTGGACGCAGAAATCTTGGTCGAGCGGAATCGAACCAACAACGCAGCCAGACAAGCCTTAGGCAAGCCACCACTGCCAGAGGATAGCCAGCTTGTCGCCGCGATGCGTGCGGGCCTGCCGGCATGCAGCGGGTGTGCACTGGGGCTAGATCGCCTGGTGATGGCGGTTGTTGGTGCGAAGTCGATTGACGAGGTGATCCCGTTTCCAACGCGTCAGGCGTGA
- the pepF gene encoding oligoendopeptidase F has protein sequence MAKTAQAAKKSVKKALTRDQVATEDTWDLSSLYPDPEAWEKDFKKLAKKEAGFEKFRGTLAQGPKELLACLKFDTEVDRLGEKLGIYAFLKTTEDQANDENQRRMARFQSVASKLGQAASYIAPEIQAIPAKRLQELLDDRVLKGYRLALERMTRFKKYTLGKKEERILAMQSEMAGAAGQAFRQLLDSDMKFGTVKNENGEEQELTNSTLMEFLLSPERKVRKKAFEQYYQQFEGHENTLAATLSGSIKKDVFNAQVRGYDSARGQALYADNVPESVYDNLIGSVHSHLPAVHRYFDLRRRKMKLKELHHYDTYVPILNNIKKKHTWDEAVEVIMDAMIPLGPEYCNVLQEGLTKARWCDRYPNAGKQSGAFSCGSFDAAPFILMNYKKDVLDDVFTLAHEAGHSMHSYYSSKNQPYQYYNYVIFVAEVASTFNEQLLSQHLQENAESDLERAYLINRDIDAIRGTIIRQTMFAEFEKITHAMCEAGEPLTSKSLQEVYQGLLERYFGPEFVIDPQLKLECIRIPHFYRAFYVYKYATGLSAAIALSMRVLNGGKQELDDYLSFLKGGCSKYPLDLLRDAGVDMESPKPVDMALSHFESLVDQLDDLL, from the coding sequence ATGGCCAAGACTGCCCAAGCAGCGAAGAAGTCTGTCAAAAAAGCCCTCACGCGAGATCAGGTTGCCACCGAAGATACCTGGGACTTGAGCAGCTTGTATCCTGACCCGGAAGCGTGGGAGAAGGACTTCAAAAAGCTGGCCAAGAAGGAAGCGGGCTTCGAGAAGTTTCGCGGCACGCTTGCGCAAGGCCCCAAGGAACTGCTGGCCTGCTTGAAGTTCGATACCGAAGTCGATCGACTTGGCGAAAAGCTGGGCATCTACGCGTTTCTTAAAACGACCGAAGACCAGGCCAACGACGAGAACCAACGTCGCATGGCTCGCTTCCAATCGGTGGCCAGCAAGCTCGGTCAGGCCGCCAGCTACATTGCTCCGGAAATCCAAGCGATTCCCGCCAAGCGGCTGCAGGAACTGCTGGACGACCGGGTGCTCAAAGGTTACCGCTTGGCGTTGGAACGGATGACACGTTTCAAGAAGTACACGCTGGGTAAAAAGGAAGAACGCATTCTGGCCATGCAAAGCGAAATGGCCGGGGCCGCTGGCCAGGCGTTCCGCCAGTTGCTCGATTCCGACATGAAGTTCGGCACTGTCAAAAATGAAAATGGCGAAGAGCAGGAACTGACCAACTCGACCCTGATGGAATTCCTTCTCTCGCCAGAACGCAAGGTTCGCAAGAAGGCCTTCGAGCAGTACTATCAGCAGTTTGAAGGACACGAGAACACGCTTGCCGCGACCCTTTCCGGCTCGATCAAGAAAGACGTCTTCAATGCTCAGGTTCGTGGCTATGACAGCGCCCGTGGTCAGGCCCTTTACGCTGACAATGTACCAGAGTCGGTCTACGACAACTTGATTGGCTCTGTCCACAGCCATCTGCCGGCCGTGCATCGCTACTTCGATTTGCGTCGCCGCAAGATGAAGCTGAAGGAACTTCACCACTACGACACCTATGTGCCGATCTTGAACAACATTAAGAAGAAGCACACTTGGGACGAAGCGGTTGAAGTGATCATGGACGCGATGATTCCGCTCGGCCCCGAGTATTGCAACGTACTGCAGGAAGGTCTTACCAAGGCCCGTTGGTGTGACCGTTACCCCAACGCCGGCAAGCAAAGTGGTGCGTTCAGTTGCGGTAGCTTCGATGCGGCTCCGTTCATTCTGATGAACTACAAAAAGGATGTGCTGGACGACGTGTTCACGCTCGCTCACGAGGCCGGGCACTCGATGCACAGTTATTACTCGAGCAAAAACCAGCCGTACCAGTACTACAACTATGTGATCTTCGTAGCCGAAGTGGCCAGCACGTTCAACGAACAACTGCTGAGTCAGCACTTGCAAGAGAACGCCGAAAGCGATCTCGAACGGGCCTATCTCATCAACCGCGATATCGACGCCATCCGAGGAACGATCATTCGTCAGACGATGTTCGCCGAGTTCGAGAAGATCACCCACGCGATGTGCGAAGCAGGCGAACCTCTCACCTCGAAGTCTTTGCAGGAAGTCTACCAAGGCCTTCTGGAACGTTACTTCGGCCCCGAGTTCGTGATCGACCCGCAGTTGAAGCTGGAATGCATCCGCATCCCGCACTTCTACCGCGCGTTCTACGTTTACAAGTATGCCACTGGGCTGTCCGCGGCGATCGCTCTGAGCATGCGAGTGCTCAACGGTGGCAAGCAGGAACTGGATGATTATCTCTCCTTCCTCAAAGGTGGCTGCTCGAAGTATCCACTCGACCTGCTGCGAGACGCTGGCGTCGACATGGAAAGCCCCAAGCCGGTTGATATGGCCTTGAGTCATTTCGAGAGCCTGGTCGATCAACTGGACGACTTGCTGTAA
- a CDS encoding DUF1559 domain-containing protein codes for MKFGQRRGGFTLVELLVVIAIIGVLIALLLPAVQQAREAARRMQCSNQLKQLGLAIHNYHDTYTKMVYAADPQNATGDRRRGASWMVRLLPFIEQSAIYDSYVFSGDSSMQEGPNPNAALIDNVVVSGFNCPSSPLPTQKSQTTNADGTITVQMGNYVGVNGSHFTGGTINDVSPSTRCSLYYGETVPNGAIAYINVGGENEGVGCTERVANIGFNNFTDGTSNTMMIGEQSDYQYAPDGTKLDLRSSSYLGGVWSNGSGSTYWTQNITTLRHGINTYGGDGNTAAYEHNVAFTSAHPGGMLGAMVDGSVRFVPENINFAILSGLCDRQDGNVLQSF; via the coding sequence ATGAAGTTTGGTCAACGACGCGGCGGATTTACGCTTGTAGAATTGTTGGTGGTGATTGCCATTATTGGCGTCTTGATTGCCCTTTTGTTGCCAGCGGTGCAGCAGGCCCGCGAGGCCGCTCGTCGCATGCAGTGCAGCAATCAACTCAAGCAATTAGGGCTCGCGATACACAACTATCACGACACCTACACCAAGATGGTCTACGCGGCTGATCCACAAAATGCTACCGGTGATCGTCGGCGTGGTGCATCTTGGATGGTTCGTTTGCTGCCGTTCATCGAACAGTCTGCAATCTACGACAGCTACGTGTTCTCAGGCGACTCGAGCATGCAGGAAGGTCCCAATCCTAATGCGGCATTAATCGATAACGTCGTTGTCTCAGGCTTCAATTGTCCTTCGTCGCCACTGCCGACGCAGAAGTCCCAGACGACCAATGCCGATGGCACGATCACGGTGCAAATGGGTAATTATGTCGGAGTGAATGGTTCGCACTTCACCGGCGGAACGATCAACGATGTTTCTCCTTCGACACGATGCAGCTTGTACTATGGCGAGACCGTCCCCAATGGCGCGATCGCTTACATCAATGTCGGGGGAGAAAACGAAGGAGTCGGCTGCACCGAGCGCGTGGCAAACATTGGTTTCAACAACTTCACCGATGGGACATCGAACACGATGATGATCGGCGAGCAGTCTGACTACCAATACGCCCCGGACGGCACCAAGCTCGATCTTCGTTCGTCGAGCTACCTAGGTGGCGTTTGGAGCAATGGTTCAGGCTCGACCTATTGGACGCAAAACATCACGACACTTCGTCACGGGATTAACACGTACGGTGGTGACGGCAACACGGCCGCTTACGAGCACAACGTGGCGTTCACCTCGGCACACCCAGGCGGAATGCTCGGCGCGATGGTGGATGGCTCGGTTCGATTCGTACCCGAGAACATCAACTTCGCTATCTTGTCTGGCCTGTGCGATCGCCAAGACGGCAATGTGCTGCAGTCGTTCTAA
- a CDS encoding WD40 repeat domain-containing protein, which produces MIRPLAIAVVILLLPGRMAFAQISDSPWMLSSDISIPADQKAQVTMGTAGCPVVMVNREAWHVKSKKVVQTLPDGKEIGDYRCLSANGKYFAAFEGAWHDRGANINVWDLVTGEIVATMPGKSSSYYPVMKIMHNRYLLAAPDSGQTLTIWDIEQNKKKRDVFVRTESIKEGQLTVSPDGKYLALCEGDKVSIMTLEDGRYAGNLAAPLRDPTGSATFTIGARNIKDLEFSPDGLEMAAIYTNYGKEQRLVVWDGKGQIIEDIHLNIRYDRMNAYSLSWLPDHKGWIVDGNVIDRETKKITVQFKRPRNDTDEIAVLDTYFLLGRFGEEAESITMIGLPWEEVDRSLEAMDTVENAIIGPGVKVSLLVYMRAQRGASVDKARAIVGDAIVERLKEDRMSYAPDQEVFYRFNAEPASQEHHYGQLKLELLMKGSDEPLWAYTIPSITASGFLQDLDKGDISEGSATSIAKAIKQVQIPYFMPSTADFLPLPLVVQ; this is translated from the coding sequence ATGATTCGACCCCTTGCGATCGCCGTTGTTATTTTGCTGCTTCCTGGTCGTATGGCTTTCGCTCAGATAAGCGACTCGCCATGGATGCTATCCTCAGACATCAGCATACCCGCCGATCAAAAAGCCCAAGTCACCATGGGCACAGCCGGCTGTCCGGTGGTGATGGTCAATCGCGAGGCTTGGCACGTCAAATCGAAGAAAGTCGTGCAGACACTTCCCGACGGCAAGGAGATCGGCGACTACCGCTGCCTGAGCGCCAACGGAAAGTACTTCGCCGCGTTCGAGGGTGCCTGGCACGATCGCGGGGCAAACATCAACGTCTGGGATCTGGTCACCGGTGAGATCGTTGCCACGATGCCTGGCAAGTCGAGCAGCTACTATCCGGTGATGAAGATCATGCACAATCGATACCTGCTGGCGGCACCCGATTCCGGCCAGACGCTCACGATTTGGGATATCGAGCAAAACAAGAAGAAACGCGATGTGTTTGTGCGAACCGAAAGCATCAAAGAGGGACAGCTGACCGTTTCTCCCGACGGCAAGTACCTGGCTTTGTGCGAGGGGGACAAAGTCTCGATTATGACCTTGGAAGATGGCCGCTACGCTGGGAATCTGGCTGCCCCTTTGCGTGACCCGACCGGCAGCGCCACTTTTACGATCGGTGCTAGAAATATCAAAGACCTGGAGTTCTCGCCTGATGGGCTGGAGATGGCTGCAATTTATACCAACTATGGTAAAGAACAGCGTTTGGTGGTGTGGGATGGCAAGGGCCAGATCATCGAAGACATTCACTTGAACATCCGGTACGACCGCATGAACGCCTACAGCCTTTCTTGGCTGCCTGATCATAAAGGGTGGATCGTCGACGGCAACGTCATCGATCGCGAAACGAAGAAGATTACCGTTCAGTTCAAACGTCCCCGAAACGACACCGATGAAATCGCCGTGCTCGATACCTACTTCCTGCTAGGGCGGTTCGGAGAAGAGGCCGAATCGATCACCATGATCGGTCTACCCTGGGAAGAAGTTGATCGCTCGCTGGAAGCGATGGATACCGTCGAGAACGCGATCATCGGCCCTGGCGTAAAAGTGTCGCTGCTGGTTTATATGCGAGCACAGCGAGGGGCCTCCGTCGATAAAGCCCGGGCGATCGTCGGCGATGCGATTGTGGAAAGACTGAAAGAAGACCGAATGTCCTACGCCCCTGACCAGGAGGTCTTCTACCGCTTCAATGCCGAGCCAGCCTCGCAAGAGCATCATTACGGTCAGCTCAAGCTGGAGCTACTGATGAAAGGCTCCGACGAGCCACTCTGGGCATACACGATTCCCTCGATAACCGCGAGCGGCTTCCTGCAAGACCTAGACAAAGGGGACATCTCAGAGGGCTCGGCCACGTCGATTGCCAAGGCAATCAAACAGGTTCAGATCCCTTACTTCATGCCCAGCACAGCCGACTTCCTGCCGTTGCCGTTGGTGGTGCAGTAG
- a CDS encoding DUF2750 domain-containing protein produces the protein MSSGKFAGAVDLSGPDRLQMFIHKVGESQEMWGLYVDGWAEAADENGKKGLVVWPDEQHALLCAADKWRQHSPKMIKLSSFNERWVDKLVRVRMKVAVFPTPFDGPVFVDPVALRAELL, from the coding sequence ATGTCCTCAGGCAAATTTGCCGGAGCGGTCGACTTAAGTGGTCCAGATCGACTACAGATGTTCATTCATAAGGTCGGTGAGTCCCAAGAGATGTGGGGGCTGTATGTCGATGGCTGGGCGGAAGCCGCCGACGAGAACGGTAAGAAAGGGTTAGTTGTCTGGCCCGATGAACAACATGCCCTCCTTTGCGCTGCCGATAAGTGGCGACAACACTCCCCTAAAATGATCAAGCTCTCTAGCTTCAACGAACGCTGGGTCGACAAATTGGTGCGTGTGCGGATGAAAGTAGCCGTCTTCCCCACGCCGTTTGATGGGCCAGTATTCGTCGACCCGGTGGCCTTACGAGCGGAACTTCTATAA
- a CDS encoding beta-ketoacyl-ACP synthase III, translated as MATAQPNSSPRNETTSPRPVPSGRSHLRSLMGFQILGTGSYVPEKVVPNEDLSSLGCDPEWIVQRTGIRERRHAPENIATSDMAYESAIAAIKSAGIEADEIDLIVVGTFTPDSATPSTACRLQERLGIRAAAMDVSAACAGFLYAMITAAQFIKTGTSRRALVVGADLLSRISNPEDKKTYPLFGDGAGAVVLGPASDQHGMLSYTLGSEGDGGPLLCVPGGGSREPLTEQGLTDGKQYLYMDGRSVFKWAVRVIEDSIRDVLFDAHLTADDISLVLLHQANVRIIDAACENLGFPREKMVVNLDQYGNTSAGSVPLVLDEAMQKGLIHRGDRILLCGFGAGLSWGTTVFQW; from the coding sequence ATGGCGACGGCGCAACCTAATTCTTCTCCCCGCAATGAAACGACCTCTCCGCGCCCAGTTCCCTCTGGGCGGAGTCACCTTCGTTCATTAATGGGCTTTCAGATCCTGGGTACCGGTAGTTACGTTCCCGAGAAGGTCGTTCCTAACGAAGACCTTTCCTCGCTGGGATGTGATCCCGAGTGGATCGTGCAACGCACCGGCATTCGAGAACGTCGTCACGCTCCTGAAAATATCGCCACCAGCGACATGGCCTACGAAAGCGCCATCGCAGCGATCAAGTCGGCCGGAATCGAAGCCGACGAGATCGATCTGATTGTGGTTGGCACCTTCACGCCTGATTCGGCGACCCCTTCCACCGCATGCCGCTTGCAGGAACGCCTGGGCATTCGCGCGGCGGCCATGGACGTCAGCGCGGCTTGTGCAGGCTTCCTTTACGCGATGATCACAGCGGCTCAGTTTATTAAAACCGGCACTAGCCGCCGGGCCTTGGTGGTCGGTGCCGATTTGTTGTCGCGAATCTCGAACCCCGAAGACAAGAAGACTTATCCCCTGTTCGGCGACGGGGCCGGGGCGGTCGTTCTCGGTCCGGCCAGCGACCAACACGGTATGCTGTCTTACACGCTGGGAAGCGAAGGAGACGGCGGTCCGCTGTTGTGCGTCCCAGGCGGTGGTTCGCGCGAGCCCCTTACCGAACAGGGCCTAACCGACGGGAAACAATATCTTTACATGGATGGCCGCAGCGTCTTTAAGTGGGCCGTGCGGGTCATCGAAGATTCGATTCGCGACGTCCTTTTCGACGCCCATTTGACGGCAGACGACATCTCGCTCGTTCTGCTGCACCAAGCCAACGTTCGCATCATCGACGCGGCCTGCGAAAACCTCGGCTTTCCGCGCGAGAAAATGGTGGTCAATCTCGACCAATACGGCAATACGTCGGCCGGTAGTGTCCCGCTCGTGCTGGACGAAGCGATGCAAAAAGGTCTCATTCATCGCGGCGACCGAATCCTGCTCTGCGGCTTCGGGGCCGGTCTCTCGTGGGGTACGACCGTCTTTCAGTGGTAG